Proteins found in one Microcoleus sp. FACHB-831 genomic segment:
- a CDS encoding S1 RNA-binding domain-containing protein produces MDSKSTRSQQAKASFSMDDFAKALEQHNYEFQKGQVVRGKVHSYESDGAYVDIGGKSLAFVPVEEASLRRVTDLASIMPLQEEREFLIIREQNEDGQVTVSLKQLEVKHAWDNLNERKEAGQNVQVRVTGVNKGGVTVDVEGMRGFIPRSHLSERENIESLIGQNLMAGFLELDQERGKLVLSQRMASRSAAISQLELAQLVEGKITGMKPFGVFVDLEGITGLLHVKQVSQTYIADLQKLFQVGQIIKAMVINVDEGQGRISLSTRVLENFPGEMVEKMDEVMSSADARAERARKKLLGQEG; encoded by the coding sequence ATGGATTCCAAATCGACCCGTTCTCAACAAGCCAAAGCGTCCTTTTCGATGGACGATTTTGCCAAAGCCCTCGAACAACACAACTATGAGTTTCAAAAAGGCCAGGTAGTGCGAGGGAAGGTACACAGCTATGAAAGCGATGGCGCGTATGTAGATATCGGCGGTAAGTCGCTGGCTTTTGTCCCCGTCGAAGAAGCATCATTGAGACGGGTAACGGATTTAGCTTCTATAATGCCGTTGCAGGAAGAACGAGAGTTCCTAATAATTCGGGAGCAAAATGAAGATGGTCAGGTGACAGTTTCTCTAAAGCAGTTGGAAGTAAAGCACGCTTGGGATAATCTAAACGAGAGAAAAGAAGCGGGCCAAAACGTGCAAGTGCGGGTGACTGGGGTGAATAAGGGAGGTGTTACGGTCGATGTAGAGGGGATGCGCGGATTTATACCGCGATCGCATCTATCCGAGCGTGAAAACATCGAATCCCTCATCGGTCAAAACCTGATGGCAGGCTTTTTGGAACTCGACCAAGAGCGCGGTAAATTGGTGCTTTCCCAGCGGATGGCAAGCCGTTCTGCTGCGATTAGCCAGTTGGAGTTAGCGCAGCTAGTCGAGGGCAAAATTACTGGTATGAAACCCTTCGGCGTGTTTGTGGATTTAGAGGGAATTACGGGTTTGCTTCACGTTAAACAAGTAAGCCAAACATACATCGCAGATCTGCAAAAACTGTTTCAAGTTGGGCAGATTATTAAGGCGATGGTTATTAACGTTGATGAAGGCCAAGGACGCATTTCTCTTTCTACCAGAGTTCTGGAAAACTTCCCCGGTGAAATGGTAGAGAAGATGGACGAAGTGATGTCGTCAGCAGATGCGCGTGCTGAAAGAGCGCGGAAAAAACTGTTAGGTCAGGAAGGTTAA
- a CDS encoding dienelactone hydrolase family protein: MVAQEIRTENVVVGNGDLQIAAYLAAPVGEGPFPSVVVLQEIFGVNVHIRDVTERIAKEGYVAIAPALFQRQAPGFETGYTPEDIEIGRNYAMQTTSEQLLGDIQATIDYLKTLHYAKPVFGCIGFCFGGHVAYLAATLPDIKATASFYGAGVATRTFGGGEPTVTRTADIKGTLYALFGTEDQSIPLEQVDQIEAELKKHQVPHRIFRYQAEHGFFCDRRASYNETAASDAWKQVKELFEQQLQAA; this comes from the coding sequence ATTGTGGCACAGGAGATTCGTACAGAAAACGTGGTTGTAGGCAATGGCGATTTGCAAATCGCGGCTTACCTAGCTGCACCAGTGGGAGAAGGGCCTTTCCCAAGCGTTGTTGTCTTGCAGGAAATATTTGGGGTCAACGTCCACATCCGAGATGTAACGGAACGGATTGCCAAAGAAGGGTATGTAGCGATCGCGCCAGCACTCTTTCAACGCCAAGCCCCCGGTTTTGAAACAGGCTACACCCCAGAAGACATCGAAATTGGCAGAAATTACGCGATGCAAACTACGTCGGAACAGTTGTTGGGAGATATCCAAGCAACAATAGACTACCTCAAAACCCTGCATTACGCGAAACCTGTTTTTGGTTGCATTGGCTTCTGCTTCGGCGGTCATGTTGCCTACCTTGCCGCCACCCTACCCGATATTAAAGCCACAGCCTCATTCTACGGCGCTGGCGTTGCCACCCGTACTTTCGGGGGCGGCGAACCTACAGTCACGCGCACGGCAGATATAAAGGGTACGCTATACGCTTTATTTGGCACAGAAGATCAAAGCATACCCCTAGAACAGGTAGACCAAATTGAAGCCGAACTAAAGAAACATCAGGTTCCCCATCGCATTTTTCGCTATCAAGCCGAACACGGCTTCTTTTGCGACCGTCGCGCTAGCTACAATGAAACGGCGGCATCTGATGCCTGGAAGCAGGTAAAAGAGCTATTTGAGCAGCAACTGCAAGCCGCATAA
- a CDS encoding polysaccharide deacetylase family protein, whose amino-acid sequence MRIAFIALIAMCAILVSNIITSEISHANRGMVVSATVTHKENAVNSDGLTAEAGIEEQGEALKLAIAQLKPKFEVPEAFQGKVIREAKTNTEDKFIALTFDDGPWPRTTSKVLEILKENDMKATFFLIGKHLKDNPEIAREIVADGHAIGNHTWSHQYHKFSPAEAAKEIDDTEALIYETTGVKTSYFRPPGGMLKNGLAAYAEQNSYAVMMWSVDSADSRGNGVPVATLAKNVLENARPGGVVLLHDGGGDRSTTVQALPQIIEGLRQQGYKFVTVPQLLGMQTEAPPSQPVMPPEEHADKDTQTLPSQ is encoded by the coding sequence ATGCGAATAGCATTTATCGCTTTGATTGCTATGTGCGCGATTTTAGTTAGTAATATTATTACGTCAGAGATCAGCCATGCAAACCGGGGAATGGTGGTGTCGGCAACCGTAACCCATAAAGAAAATGCTGTTAACTCGGATGGATTAACAGCCGAGGCGGGCATAGAAGAGCAAGGTGAAGCATTAAAGCTCGCGATCGCCCAACTCAAACCAAAATTTGAAGTGCCCGAAGCGTTTCAAGGGAAAGTCATACGCGAGGCTAAAACGAATACTGAAGATAAATTTATAGCCCTGACATTTGATGATGGCCCTTGGCCAAGAACGACATCAAAAGTACTAGAAATCCTCAAGGAAAACGATATGAAGGCGACGTTTTTCTTGATTGGCAAGCACTTAAAAGATAACCCGGAAATAGCTCGCGAAATTGTTGCAGATGGCCACGCAATTGGCAATCATACTTGGAGTCACCAATACCATAAATTCTCTCCAGCAGAGGCAGCGAAAGAAATTGACGACACAGAAGCACTAATATATGAGACAACAGGAGTAAAAACTTCATATTTCCGTCCTCCCGGTGGTATGTTGAAAAATGGATTAGCAGCTTATGCAGAACAGAACAGTTACGCCGTGATGATGTGGTCGGTTGATTCGGCGGATAGCCGAGGTAATGGCGTACCAGTAGCAACCTTAGCCAAGAACGTGTTAGAAAACGCTCGACCAGGCGGGGTTGTATTGTTGCATGATGGTGGAGGCGATCGCTCGACGACGGTTCAAGCTTTGCCGCAGATAATTGAAGGACTAAGACAGCAAGGCTATAAATTTGTTACAGTGCCGCAACTGCTAGGGATGCAAACAGAAGCACCACCATCGCAACCAGTAATGCCGCCTGAAGAACACGCAGATAAAGATACGCAAACGCTACCATCGCAGTAG
- a CDS encoding GntR family transcriptional regulator — MVQFHIQPDSEIPASKQLFDQIQFAIASRQFPPGHRLPSTRQLAMITGLHRNTISKVYRQLEETGLVESLAGSGIYVRALGHESNTKLRSPILEQYPQAYKLVQQSLDNLLNEGCSLNQAREIFLAEIDWRLRCSARVLVTVPARDIGAGELMVQELEKSLLIPVQLVPLEELSHVLEQTHSGTVVTSRYFIGDAEAIAAPKSVRVIPVDIYDYEKEIQEVTRLPKDSCLGIISLSAGILGVAEIIVHSLRGDDLLVMTAQLKDTYKVNAIIRSAHTIISDQASYAALKKIVSDSREDIIRPPHIIRSENYIGSKSTNLLKRELGLG; from the coding sequence ATGGTTCAATTTCATATCCAGCCAGACAGTGAAATCCCAGCATCAAAACAGCTGTTTGACCAAATACAGTTTGCGATCGCTTCCCGGCAATTTCCCCCCGGACACCGCTTGCCTAGCACGCGGCAATTGGCTATGATCACCGGGTTGCACCGCAACACCATCAGCAAGGTGTACCGACAGCTAGAAGAAACCGGACTGGTAGAATCGCTAGCTGGATCTGGCATTTACGTCAGAGCTTTGGGTCACGAGAGCAATACAAAATTGCGATCGCCAATACTAGAACAATATCCCCAAGCGTACAAACTCGTGCAGCAAAGCCTCGACAATTTGCTTAACGAGGGTTGTTCGCTCAACCAAGCTAGGGAAATATTCCTCGCAGAGATTGACTGGCGCTTGCGTTGCAGTGCGCGGGTGCTTGTAACTGTTCCAGCGCGAGATATTGGTGCTGGCGAATTGATGGTGCAGGAACTGGAAAAATCTTTGCTGATTCCCGTCCAGTTAGTACCGCTAGAAGAACTGAGTCACGTTTTAGAGCAAACTCATTCTGGGACGGTTGTTACCAGTCGCTATTTTATCGGAGATGCAGAGGCGATCGCTGCACCCAAATCCGTCCGCGTCATCCCCGTTGACATCTACGACTACGAAAAAGAAATCCAAGAGGTTACACGCCTCCCCAAAGATAGTTGCCTTGGCATTATTAGTCTCAGTGCTGGCATCTTGGGAGTGGCAGAAATTATCGTTCACAGCCTGCGCGGGGATGATTTGCTGGTAATGACGGCACAGCTCAAAGATACTTACAAGGTAAATGCCATCATTCGCAGCGCTCACACTATTATCAGCGATCAGGCAAGTTACGCAGCCCTTAAAAAAATAGTTTCAGACTCTAGGGAAGATATTATTCGTCCCCCCCACATTATCCGCAGCGAGAACTATATCGGCAGCAAGTCAACCAATCTCCTTAAACGGGAATTAGGTTTGGGTTAA
- the bchH gene encoding magnesium chelatase subunit H, giving the protein MKRIVLIAGFESFNAELYRKAAIEAIARCPDLDIRVFSDREISTEPDKVEAALQGAEVFFGSLLFDYDQVMWLRDRVQNIPIRLVFESALELMSLTKIGAFSIGDKPKGMPKPVKFILDKFSNGREEDKLAGYISFLKIGPKLLKFVPVQKVQDLRNWLIIYGYWNAGGSDNVASLFWTLADKYLGLKVGDIPAPVETPNMGLLHPDYQGYFESPRQYLEWYQKQVGRATPTAIQNPVVGILLYRKHVITKQPYIPQLIRHFEKAGLIPLPIFINGVEGHVAVRDWMTTAYETAQRQVGNIETPSLSSEAVEVNAIVSTIGFPLVGGPAGSMEAGRQVEVAKRILTAKNVPYIVSAPLLIQDIHSWTRQGVGGLQSVVLYALPELDGAIDPIPLGGLVGEDIYIIPERVKRLTGRLKTWISLRQTPPSERKIAIILYGFPPGYGATGTAALLNVPRSLLKFLHALKDQGYNIGNLPKDGEELIRMVKEADEETLIPLSFDGIASKGEGGTVNVKTLEKWLGYLLTTRIEKQWKSLTSTGIKTYGDDFQIGGIQLGNVWIGVQPPLGISGDPMRLMFERDLTPHPQYAAFYKWLQNDFQADAVVHFGMHGTVEWLPGSPLGNTGYSWSDILLGDLPNLYIYAANNPSESMLAKRRGYGVLISHNVPPYGRAGLYKELVTLRELIAEYREDPQKNYALKEGICKKIVDTGIDTDCPFENAKRLGIAFTPENARLFSADAFNHYLVKLYEYLQVVENRLFSSGLHTLGDNPTPQEMDSYLQAYFGDSGQNGSTEGEQIRDLLMQTSDELTNLLRGLNGEYIPPAPGGDLLRDGPGVLPTGRNIHALDPYRMPSPAAYERGREVAQKIIAQHVKENGKYPETVAVMLWGLDAIKTKGESIGILLELVGAEPFKEGTGRIVRYELKPLAEVGHPRIDVLGNLSGIFRDSFVNIIELLDDLFQRAADADEPEDKNFIRKHALALKAQGVENVAARLFSNPAGDFGSLVNDRVVDGNWESGEELGNTWASRNVFSYGRKDKGQARQEVFNQLLGGCDRIVQEIDSVEYGLTDIQEYYANTGGLKKAAEKQSGKKVNASFVESFSKDTTPRNLEDLLRLEYRTKLLNPKWAEAMANQGSGGAYEISQRMTALIGWGGTADFTDDWVYDQAADTYAFDEEMANKLRDSNPEAFRNIVGRMLEANGRGFWQTDNEKLEKLRQLYELSDAEIEGVTV; this is encoded by the coding sequence ATGAAACGCATCGTTTTAATTGCTGGGTTTGAATCCTTCAACGCTGAACTCTACCGGAAAGCGGCTATTGAGGCGATCGCGCGGTGTCCGGATTTGGATATTCGGGTGTTTAGCGATCGCGAGATCTCGACAGAACCCGATAAAGTAGAAGCCGCACTCCAAGGCGCAGAAGTATTTTTTGGCAGTCTGCTGTTTGATTACGACCAAGTGATGTGGTTGCGCGATCGCGTTCAAAATATCCCCATTCGCCTGGTATTTGAGTCAGCGCTTGAATTGATGAGTTTAACCAAAATCGGTGCATTTTCCATCGGCGACAAGCCCAAAGGAATGCCCAAACCAGTTAAATTCATCCTCGATAAATTCAGCAACGGACGAGAAGAAGACAAACTCGCTGGTTACATCAGCTTTTTGAAAATAGGGCCAAAGTTATTAAAATTTGTGCCCGTACAAAAGGTGCAAGACCTACGCAACTGGCTGATTATCTACGGTTACTGGAACGCAGGCGGATCAGATAACGTTGCCTCCTTATTTTGGACGCTGGCAGATAAATATTTAGGTTTAAAAGTGGGAGACATTCCCGCACCTGTTGAAACCCCAAACATGGGGTTATTGCATCCCGACTATCAAGGTTATTTTGAATCCCCTCGACAATACTTGGAATGGTATCAAAAACAAGTAGGTCGGGCAACGCCCACCGCAATCCAAAATCCAGTAGTCGGTATTTTGCTTTATCGCAAGCACGTCATCACAAAACAGCCTTACATTCCCCAACTAATTCGCCACTTTGAAAAAGCAGGGTTAATCCCATTACCCATTTTTATTAACGGTGTAGAAGGTCATGTTGCAGTAAGAGATTGGATGACAACAGCTTACGAAACTGCCCAAAGACAAGTTGGTAATATTGAAACTCCCTCCCTTTCCAGTGAAGCAGTTGAAGTGAATGCAATTGTTTCTACCATCGGTTTCCCTCTCGTAGGTGGCCCCGCTGGTTCGATGGAAGCAGGGCGGCAAGTAGAAGTTGCTAAACGCATTCTTACTGCCAAGAATGTACCTTATATTGTCTCAGCACCGTTGCTAATTCAAGACATACATTCTTGGACGCGCCAAGGAGTTGGAGGATTGCAAAGTGTGGTTTTGTATGCTTTGCCAGAATTAGATGGGGCAATAGATCCTATTCCCCTTGGAGGTTTGGTAGGAGAGGATATCTATATAATTCCCGAACGAGTTAAGCGATTAACTGGGAGATTAAAAACCTGGATTTCTCTGCGACAAACGCCACCATCGGAGAGGAAAATTGCGATTATTTTATATGGGTTTCCGCCTGGGTATGGTGCAACGGGTACGGCGGCTTTGTTAAATGTACCGCGATCGCTCCTCAAATTCCTCCACGCACTGAAAGACCAAGGCTACAACATTGGCAATTTACCAAAAGATGGTGAAGAACTAATTCGCATGGTAAAAGAAGCAGATGAAGAAACTCTTATTCCCCTATCTTTTGATGGCATAGCTTCTAAGGGTGAGGGTGGAACAGTCAATGTTAAAACCCTAGAAAAATGGTTGGGATATCTACTAACTACCCGGATCGAAAAACAGTGGAAATCTCTCACCTCCACTGGCATCAAAACTTATGGCGATGACTTCCAGATCGGCGGAATCCAGTTAGGCAATGTTTGGATTGGCGTCCAACCACCTTTGGGAATTTCCGGCGATCCAATGCGGTTAATGTTCGAGCGAGATTTGACACCTCACCCTCAGTATGCTGCTTTTTATAAATGGCTGCAAAACGATTTTCAAGCTGATGCAGTCGTTCACTTTGGGATGCACGGAACCGTCGAATGGTTGCCCGGATCTCCATTGGGAAATACCGGGTATTCTTGGTCAGATATTCTGTTAGGAGATTTGCCCAATTTATACATATATGCCGCTAACAATCCATCAGAATCAATGTTGGCAAAGCGTCGCGGCTATGGCGTGCTAATTTCCCACAATGTACCGCCTTATGGTCGTGCTGGATTGTATAAAGAATTGGTAACGCTGCGGGAATTAATTGCAGAATATCGCGAAGATCCTCAGAAGAATTATGCTCTCAAAGAGGGTATCTGCAAGAAAATTGTAGATACTGGAATAGATACAGATTGTCCGTTTGAGAATGCGAAGCGATTGGGAATTGCTTTTACTCCTGAAAATGCCAGATTGTTTAGTGCAGATGCCTTCAATCATTATTTGGTGAAACTGTACGAATATCTGCAAGTTGTAGAAAATCGCCTGTTCTCATCCGGCTTGCATACATTGGGCGATAATCCAACTCCACAGGAAATGGATTCTTACCTCCAGGCTTATTTTGGAGATAGCGGACAAAATGGCAGTACAGAAGGCGAACAGATTCGTGATTTGTTGATGCAAACTAGCGATGAATTAACTAATCTGTTGCGCGGACTAAATGGCGAATATATCCCCCCAGCACCAGGCGGAGATTTGTTGCGAGATGGCCCTGGCGTGTTGCCTACTGGTCGCAATATTCATGCTTTAGATCCCTATCGGATGCCCTCACCTGCTGCTTACGAACGCGGTAGAGAAGTTGCTCAGAAAATTATCGCCCAGCACGTTAAAGAAAATGGCAAGTATCCCGAAACTGTGGCGGTGATGTTGTGGGGATTGGATGCTATCAAAACTAAGGGTGAATCTATCGGTATTTTACTGGAATTAGTAGGAGCAGAACCATTTAAAGAAGGTACTGGTAGAATTGTCCGCTACGAGTTGAAACCGTTGGCAGAAGTTGGTCATCCCCGTATTGATGTGCTGGGGAATTTGTCGGGAATTTTCCGCGATAGTTTTGTCAATATTATCGAATTGCTGGACGATCTTTTTCAACGCGCTGCTGATGCTGATGAACCAGAAGATAAGAATTTTATCCGCAAACACGCTTTGGCATTAAAGGCGCAGGGTGTGGAGAATGTGGCGGCGCGATTGTTTTCTAATCCTGCTGGCGATTTTGGTTCGTTGGTTAACGATCGCGTTGTGGATGGTAATTGGGAATCGGGGGAAGAGTTGGGGAATACTTGGGCTAGCCGCAATGTTTTTAGTTACGGGAGAAAGGACAAAGGACAAGCTAGGCAAGAAGTGTTTAACCAGTTATTGGGAGGGTGCGATCGCATTGTCCAAGAAATTGATTCTGTTGAATATGGTCTCACCGATATTCAAGAATATTACGCCAATACGGGCGGCTTGAAAAAGGCAGCAGAAAAACAAAGCGGCAAAAAAGTTAACGCCAGTTTTGTCGAAAGTTTCTCGAAAGATACAACACCGCGCAACTTAGAAGATTTGCTTCGTCTAGAGTATCGAACCAAGTTGCTTAACCCCAAATGGGCTGAAGCGATGGCGAATCAAGGTAGCGGTGGCGCTTATGAAATATCGCAACGAATGACAGCGTTAATTGGCTGGGGTGGTACGGCTGATTTTACCGATGATTGGGTTTATGACCAAGCCGCTGATACCTATGCTTTTGATGAAGAGATGGCGAATAAGTTGCGAGATTCTAATCCTGAAGCTTTCCGCAATATTGTCGGCAGAATGTTAGAAGCAAATGGGCGTGGTTTCTGGCAAACGGATAATGAGAAGTTAGAGAAGTTGCGCCAATTGTATGAGTTATCCGATGCAGAAATTGAAGGAGTTACGGTTTAG
- a CDS encoding PIN domain-containing protein: protein MANFTAVYDACVLYPAPLRDFLMQLALTDLFRARWTDEIHNEWIGNVLKNRSDLTLEQLSRTKNLMNANVRDCVVTGYEAIISGLQLPDPGDRHVLAAAIRCNASVIVTFNLKDFPEQALAPYGVEAQHPDEFILQLLDLNPATICAAAERQRSSLKNPPKTVDEYLDTLLQQRLPQSVSALREFCYAI from the coding sequence GTGGCAAATTTCACTGCTGTCTATGATGCTTGTGTCTTATATCCAGCACCACTTCGCGATTTCTTAATGCAACTTGCGCTAACTGACTTGTTTAGGGCGCGTTGGACAGATGAGATTCACAACGAGTGGATCGGAAATGTTCTAAAAAACCGTTCCGATCTCACACTCGAACAACTCAGCAGAACTAAAAATCTAATGAATGCAAATGTTCGAGATTGCGTTGTAACAGGTTACGAAGCAATTATCTCAGGGTTGCAACTTCCAGATCCAGGCGATCGCCATGTTCTGGCAGCGGCAATTCGCTGTAATGCCAGCGTTATAGTCACTTTTAACTTAAAGGACTTCCCTGAGCAAGCACTCGCACCGTATGGCGTTGAAGCTCAGCATCCGGATGAGTTTATCCTACAACTGCTTGACCTTAACCCAGCAACGATCTGTGCAGCAGCAGAAAGACAGCGCAGCAGCCTTAAAAATCCACCCAAGACAGTTGATGAATATTTAGACACGCTGCTACAACAGAGGCTTCCGCAGTCAGTTAGTGCCCTGCGGGAGTTCTGTTATGCGATTTAG
- a CDS encoding helix-turn-helix domain-containing protein, whose amino-acid sequence MTLSAYRNAPPLAPTENDATLARDSSRALASYIQNTEPYRTIRVMKDDNMGEAVAIPTEAFRLLVDILVQMAKGNAVTLIPIHAELTTQEAADILNVSRPYLVQLLESGEIPFRKVGTRRRVRYQDLIHYKNQIDAARMQTLDQLVAEAQELNMGYE is encoded by the coding sequence ATGACACTTTCTGCGTATCGAAACGCCCCACCACTTGCACCTACGGAAAACGACGCTACTCTTGCTAGAGACAGTAGCCGGGCTTTGGCATCCTATATACAGAACACGGAACCCTACCGCACAATCAGGGTGATGAAAGATGACAATATGGGCGAGGCTGTTGCCATACCAACAGAAGCTTTTCGCCTGCTCGTTGACATTTTGGTTCAGATGGCGAAGGGTAACGCCGTAACGTTGATCCCAATACACGCAGAACTCACCACTCAAGAAGCTGCTGACATTCTGAATGTTTCCCGCCCCTATTTAGTACAGTTGTTAGAGTCTGGAGAAATCCCCTTTCGTAAAGTTGGGACTCGCCGACGAGTGCGTTACCAAGATTTAATTCACTACAAAAACCAAATTGACGCGGCAAGGATGCAAACCCTCGATCAACTTGTTGCCGAAGCTCAAGAACTTAACATGGGATATGAGTGA
- a CDS encoding CAP domain-containing protein, whose protein sequence is MRSIGLLAIAPVGLLAAFSQTPAISVQGNQISPANRQQVTAKLPNQNSEILAQAGASASLSAFEKGIIDETNLARKNPAAYAAQMQKIRQYYKGNRFELPGQIPILTQEGVKAVDEAINYLKSAKPLPPITASRGMSLGARDHVKDQGPKGATGHNGSNGSKPWDRINKYGAWQKVVGENISYGPDDARKVVMQLIIDDGVPDRGHRVNIFKPDFRVSGVACGPHKKYRTMCVITYAGGYAEKR, encoded by the coding sequence ATGCGCTCGATTGGATTACTTGCGATCGCCCCAGTGGGGTTGTTAGCAGCTTTTTCTCAAACGCCTGCCATTTCTGTACAAGGCAATCAAATTAGTCCGGCAAATCGTCAACAAGTGACAGCAAAATTACCTAATCAGAATTCTGAAATATTGGCTCAAGCTGGTGCTTCAGCTTCGCTTTCAGCCTTTGAAAAAGGCATCATTGATGAAACGAACCTAGCGCGAAAAAATCCCGCTGCTTATGCAGCCCAGATGCAGAAAATCAGGCAGTATTACAAGGGAAATAGATTTGAACTTCCCGGCCAAATTCCAATACTCACCCAGGAAGGAGTTAAAGCAGTCGATGAGGCGATTAACTATTTGAAATCAGCTAAGCCGCTGCCACCCATTACTGCTTCCAGGGGGATGTCTTTGGGCGCGAGGGATCATGTCAAAGATCAGGGGCCAAAAGGTGCAACGGGACATAATGGCAGCAATGGCAGCAAACCTTGGGATAGAATCAACAAATATGGAGCTTGGCAAAAAGTTGTAGGCGAAAATATCAGTTATGGCCCGGATGACGCCCGCAAAGTTGTGATGCAGTTGATCATTGATGATGGGGTTCCCGATAGGGGCCACAGAGTTAACATTTTTAAGCCAGATTTCCGCGTAAGCGGGGTCGCTTGTGGGCCGCATAAGAAGTATAGGACGATGTGCGTAATTACCTATGCTGGAGGGTATGCAGAAAAGCGTTAA
- a CDS encoding pyridoxal phosphate-dependent aminotransferase, producing MKLAARVGQVTPSLTLSIAAKAKAMKAVGIDVCSFSAGEPDFDTPAHIKAAAKKALDEGKTKYGAANGEPKLREAIARKLLQDNRLCYGPENVLVTNGGKHSLYNLMMALIEAGDEVIIPSPYWLSYPEMVILAGGTPVLLPTDASTGYKITPDQLRKAITPRTKLFVLNSPSNPTGMVYSPEEVQAIAEVIVEKDILVVSDEIYEKILYDGAIHVSIGSFGSEIFDRTIISSGFAKAYSMTGWRIGYLAGDVELIKAAGTIQGHSTSNVCTFAQYGAIAALESSQDCVEEMRLAFAQRREVMYERLTAIPGINCSKPNGAFYLFFNISETGLTSLEFCDALLENQQVAVIPGIAFGADDHIRLSYATDMISIEKGMDRLDKFVRSL from the coding sequence ATGAAGCTGGCAGCAAGAGTGGGACAGGTAACGCCTTCGTTAACGTTGTCGATCGCAGCGAAAGCCAAGGCGATGAAGGCAGTGGGGATTGATGTTTGTAGTTTTAGCGCGGGGGAACCAGATTTCGACACCCCAGCGCATATCAAAGCCGCTGCTAAGAAAGCGCTAGATGAGGGCAAGACTAAGTACGGTGCAGCTAATGGCGAACCCAAATTAAGGGAAGCGATCGCCCGCAAGCTGCTACAGGACAATCGTCTTTGCTACGGGCCTGAGAATGTCCTTGTCACCAACGGTGGCAAGCATTCTCTTTACAACCTGATGATGGCGCTAATTGAGGCAGGCGATGAGGTAATTATTCCATCTCCCTACTGGCTGAGTTATCCAGAAATGGTCATACTCGCAGGCGGTACGCCAGTACTCTTGCCGACAGACGCCTCGACTGGTTATAAAATTACCCCAGATCAACTCCGCAAGGCTATTACGCCCCGGACTAAGTTATTTGTCCTCAATTCCCCTTCTAATCCAACTGGGATGGTGTACTCGCCAGAGGAAGTGCAAGCGATCGCGGAAGTCATCGTTGAAAAAGATATCTTAGTTGTATCTGACGAAATTTACGAAAAAATTCTCTACGATGGAGCCATACACGTCAGTATTGGTTCTTTCGGTTCAGAAATTTTCGACCGCACAATTATCAGCAGCGGGTTTGCTAAAGCATATTCGATGACGGGATGGCGAATAGGCTATTTAGCGGGGGACGTTGAGTTGATTAAAGCTGCGGGTACAATCCAAGGTCACAGTACATCAAATGTCTGTACTTTTGCTCAGTATGGAGCGATCGCAGCTTTAGAAAGTTCTCAAGATTGTGTCGAAGAAATGCGCCTCGCCTTTGCCCAAAGGCGTGAAGTGATGTACGAGCGTCTCACTGCTATCCCTGGTATTAATTGCTCTAAACCAAATGGAGCTTTCTACCTGTTTTTTAATATTAGCGAGACTGGTTTAACTTCTCTTGAATTCTGCGATGCGCTACTAGAAAATCAGCAAGTTGCTGTTATTCCCGGTATTGCCTTTGGCGCGGATGACCACATCCGACTTTCTTACGCCACTGACATGATATCGATTGAGAAAGGGATGGACAGATTGGATAAATTTGTGCGATCGCTTTAG
- a CDS encoding acylphosphatase → MDNPLPPNIHAHVFISGKVQGVGYRFSTMHEANKLGVSGWVRNMPDGRVEAVFEGDMATLSQMIQWCHKGPRAAKVEDVAVDYKAAEGLRGFEIRG, encoded by the coding sequence ATGGATAATCCTTTGCCCCCCAATATTCACGCCCACGTTTTTATTTCTGGAAAAGTTCAGGGAGTTGGCTATCGTTTCTCAACTATGCACGAAGCTAATAAGCTGGGAGTCAGCGGTTGGGTGCGTAATATGCCTGATGGTAGGGTAGAAGCGGTATTTGAAGGAGATATGGCAACTCTGTCGCAGATGATCCAATGGTGCCATAAAGGGCCGCGAGCCGCCAAGGTTGAAGATGTGGCGGTTGACTACAAAGCAGCAGAAGGGTTGCGGGGGTTTGAAATAAGGGGGTGA